GGGGTCCGTTTCTCGCCTCGTGCCGTGATGATCTCGGTGTGGGGCGAGAACCGCGCCCGGGGCGGGGCCGGCCGCGGGTCCGCCCGTTGCGGGTGCGGGGCGACAAGGCGTACGCGTCGCGCGTGAACCGTGCGTATCTGCGCCGGCGCGGGATGCGCAGCACGATGCCGGAAACGGTCGGCCAGTCCGGTCACCGCACCCGCCGGGGCGGGACCGGGCGGGCAGCCTCCGAACTTCGACAGCGAGGACTACAAGGCCCGGTACGCGGTCGAGTGCGGCATCAACCGCTTTTCATCGCCGTGATCGACGAACCGTCTGGATGGCCGCCCGCGACTTCCCCAGACGGCCCACCCAGGGCCCCTGTTATGGTGCGCCGATGTCATCGATCAAGCAGTTCCAAGTCACCTTTGACTGCGCAGAACCTGAGCGCGTCGCTCGCTTCTGGTGCGAGGTGCTGGGGTACGTCGTCTCGCCGGTGCCGAAGGGGTTCGAGACATGGGACGACTACCATCGCTCGCTGCCGCCCGAGCATCAGGTGCAATGGTTCTCCTGCATCGATCCCTCAGGTGTGGGCCCGCGGCTGCTCTTCCAGCGCGTTCCCGAAGGCAAGGTCGTCAAGAATCGGGTGCACCTCTGCGTACGGGCGGGCACCGGGCTCGTCGGTGAGGAGCGCCTCGCCACACTCCAGGCCGAGTGCGCACGACTGGTCGCGCTCGACGCGGTACACGTGCGGACGCTGCTTGCCGACGGCGCCAACGAGTCGTGCATCGTGATGCAGGACATCGAGGGCAACGAGTTCTGTCTCGACTGAGACTCCTCCGAGCCCGCGAGGTCCACCGTGTGATCCCGCGTGGGGACCAGGGTGGCCGTTGACTTCGACGCCCGAACAGTGGGGGCGAGCTGGCGCAGCGTCAAGTTCTCGCGCCAGTAGGCCAGTAGGCCAGTACGCGGCGGGGCTGCTCAGGACGGCTTCGACGCCGTGATCACACCAGTGATGGCTGGTGTGGGAGCGTGTCAGAGGTGCTTCGACAGGGCATCGACCTCCACGCCCGCGCCGGGCTTGCCCCGGTGAGCACGCCACGTCACCAGCCCGTGCACCGGCAGAGCCACAAGGGCGACCCCCGCTGCGATGCGAATCGCGTTCCAGGTGGATCTCGACCACGAGGCCCTGCGAGGGGGCCTCGGTGGCCAACCGCATCGAGGTCTCGTAGAAGGCGGTCAACGGGATGAGCAGCCGGAACGGGAGACCACCGATACCGCGCGTTCGCGCGAGGTTCCCGAACAGCCCCACAGGGGCCCCGAAGACGAAGGCCGCTGTTCCCCAAACAAGGATCTTGGAAGCAAGCTCCCCTCCGGACCCGTGGGAGACGACCTGACCGATGGGGCCGGTGGGGAAAGCGGACTTGAAGACGTAGTACACGACCACGGCCACAGCCAGTGTCGAGGAGGCCAGCACCGCCGACTCGATCTTGGACCGGCGCGAAAGCCCCACCAGGAAGGCGAAGCCTGCCCACGCCCACCCACTGGAGAAGACGAGGGCCGCAGCATGGCACAACGGGTTGTCGAACTTGTCCATGAGCGGGCCGATTGCACCTAGAAACATGGCGGCCACGAGGGCCGTCACTGTGGCCATGACGCGGGTGCGCGGAGGGTGCACGATCGCTCCGTTCCGATTCTGTGGACGACCTCGCGGGGCACTGGTCACACTAGCCGCTCCGATCAATCGCCCCTGGCGCCACGCCAGTTGCGTACGGGGCGGCCAGTGCAGATCTCGCACGTGACGGGCGAAGCGGGCCGAGCCAACCGTCTGGCACGGCCTGTCGGCGGCCTGCCTCGGCATGACCGCCGTCCACGGCCGCAGCACTGTCCGCCGGGCCGACGCGAAGTTCGCCCGCCGCTTCGGCGGGGCCGCCGTTGCGCAGGATCCGTCGTTGACACGCAAGAGTGTGAGTGGTTGAGTACTCACATGAAGAATGAACGACCCCGAAAGCTGTCCACCGCCGAAGAGCGGCGCGAGACGGTGCTGCGCACCGCCATCGGCGCCTTCGCGGCGCGCGGCTACTGGGGCACCACCACGACCGAGGTGGCGAAGGCGGCCGGCATCTCGCAGGCGTACGTCTACCGCTTGTTCCCCAGCAAGGAGCTGCTGTTCACCGCGGTGGTCGAGCACTGCTTCGTGCAGGTCCGGGCCGGTCTGGAGCGGGCGGCTGCCGAGGCGAAGGGCAGCTCCGCCGAGGTGGTGCTGGAGGCCATGGGGGATGCGTACGCGCTGCTGATCAGCGACAACGACCTGATGCTGATCCAGCTGCACGCCCAGGCCGCGGCCGTCTCCGAGCCGGCCGTGCGCGAGGTGGTCCAGCAGGGCTACGCCCGGCTGGTGGAGTACGTACGCGGCGCCTCCGGTGGTGCCGAGGAGCAGGTCCAGCAGTTCTTCGCGCGCGGCATGCTGTGCCACCTCATCGTTTCCATGGGGGCCGGTGACGTGGATGCCCCCTGGATGCGGACGCTGTCCGCTGGTATCACGCACTACTGAGTCCGGCGTCACCGAAAAGCCGGGCTGTCGGCGGGGCGCGAGCCCCGCCTTTTCTCAGGCGTCAGGTGTGAGTGATTAACCACTCAAGGAGAACCTCGTGAGGATCACCGCCACCACCCGGAAGCCGGGAGCAGCGCTCGCAGTTCTGGCGGGGGCGCAGTGTTCACCGTCATGCTCGCCACCTCGATCGTGAACGTGGCCCTCCCGCAGATCCGCGCCGGCGTCGGCCTGTCGGACAGCGGCGCGACCTGGGTGGTCAACGCCTACGGCCTTGCCTTCGGCGCGCTGCTGCTCGCCGGCGGAAGGACGGCCGACGTCCTCGGCCGGCGCCGGGTACTGCTCGCGGGGCTCGCGGTGTTCGGAGCCGCCTCGCTGGCGGCCGGGCTGGCCTCCTCCTCCCCGGTCCTGATCGCCGCCCGCGCACTGCAGGGCCTGGGCGCGGCGGCGATCGCCCCGGCGGCTCTGGCCCTGGTCATGGACCTGTACCCGCCGGGACCCGGGCGGGGGAGGGCGCTCGGCGTGTGGGGTGCGGTGTCCGGCGCGGGGGGCGCGGCCGGGGTCCTGCTCGGTGGCGCCCTCACCCAGGCCTGGGGCTGGCAGTGGATCCTCTTCGCCGTCGCCGTCGGGACGCTCCTGGTCCTGGCCGGCGCGGCGGTCGGCGTGCCGCCGGCCTCGACCCCGGCCTCGACCCCGGCCTCGACCCCGGCCTCGACCCCGGCCTCGACCCCGACCCCGGCCCCGACCCCGGCCCCGACCCCGGCCTCGGTTACCGGCAGTGGCCGGTTCGACCTGCCCGGCACCACCACCGTCACCCTCGCGCTGACCGCCCTGGTGTGGGGCCTGACCACCGCCCGCCGCTCGGGCTGGGCGGACACCACCGTCCTCGGGGCCTTCGCCGTCGCCGCCGTGCTGGTGGCCGCGTTCGTCCTCGTCGAGCGACGCCACCCGAATCCGCTGCTGCCGCCGCGCCTGTTCCGGGCCGGGCGCGTCACCGTCGGGAACGCGCTCATGGCGCTGCTCGGCTCGGTGTGGATCGCCCTGTTCTTCTTCCTGCCGCTCTACCAGCAACAGGTCCTCGGATCCAGCCCACTGGTTACCGGCCTCGGCCAACTCCCGCTCGCCGCAGCCAACATGCTCGGCTCCACGCTCGCCCCGCGGATCTCCCGCCGCATCGGCGCCACCGCGACGGTGACCGGCGCCCTGCTGACCGAGGCCGCGGGACTGCTCTGGCTGTCCCGGATCAGCACCCACGGCAGCTACTTCGCCGACCTCCTCGGCCCGGTCATCCTCATCGGTCTGGGCCTGAGCATCGCCTTCGTCCAGCTCACCGCCCTGTCCGTGGAGGGCGTCGCCCGCCAGGACGCGGGGCTGGCCGGCGGTTTGGTGAACACCTCCCGGCAGGTCGGCGGAGCGATCGGCCTCGCCGTCCTGGCCACCCTCGCGGGTACCGCCACCGCCCACGCAGCCGTCCACCAGCCGCAGCCGGAAGCGCTCACCGCCGGCTACCGCATCGCCTTCGGCGTCTCCGCCGCCGTCCTCCTGGCCACCGCCGCCCTCGCCCCGCTCCTCACGCGCCGCACGGCGACCGGCCCCTGCGGCGCCGGTCCGAGCCCGGCTCCGCAGCCCGCCGCCGACCGCCGTCACTGACCGGCCGGGACAACGGACCCGGCCGACCCGCCGAACCCACCCGTGCCACCCGTTCCCTTCCACCGTTCCACCCGACCGAACGCGTCACCGCCCGTACACCAACCGAGAGGAAGAGCAGCCATGTTCACCATCGACGAGACCGCTCCCGCCGTCGTCCGCCTGTCCACCGTGATCGACGCCCCGCTGGAGCGGGTCTGGGCGCTGCACACCGACATCGACGCCTGGCCGAGCTGGAACGCCGACGTCGACCAGGCGCAGCTCGACGGCCCGCTGCTGCCGGGCCACTCCTTCACCTGGAAGACGCACGGGCTGGACATCACCTCCACCATCCGCGAGATCGTCCCCGGTGAGCGGCTCGTCTGGGGCGGCCCGGCCAACGGCATCGAGGGCATCCACGTGTGGACCTTCGAGCAGACCGGCGGCCAGGTGACCGTCCGCACCGAGGAGTCCTGGAGCGGCGCCCCCGTCGACGCCGCCCCCGCCGAGCTCGGCCAGGCCCTGCGCGACTCCCTGACCGCCTGGCTCACCGCCCTCAAGAACCGTGCCGAGCAGGCCGACTGACCCCGGTCACCACCCGTCGCCCCGTCACGTCAGACACCGCACCCGCACCCGCACCCGCACCCGTAACCACATCCACACCGTCACGCAGAAGCGAGGTTCCTGCCATGACCGCAGACAAGCCCTACCTGACCAGCCACTACACCCCGGCCGTCGACGAGATCACCGCCACCGAGCTGACCGTCGAGGGGTCCCTTCCCCCGGAGCTGACCGGCCGGCTGATCCGCAACAGCCACAACCCCAAGCCCGGCGTCACCCCCACCCACTGGTTCAAGGGCAGCGGCATGGTCCACGGCATCCGGCTGCGCGAAGGCCGCGCCGAGTGGTACCGCAACCGCTGGGTGCACACCCCCGCCCTGGACGGCGCGCCCTACATGACCGACCGCGGCCCGGACCTGACGGCCAGTACCGCCGGCACCCACGTCATCGAACACGCCGGACGCCTCCTCGCCCTGTGCGAGGCGAACCTCCCCTTCGAGCTCACCCGGGACCTCGACACGGTCGGCGCCCACGACTTCGGCGGCAAGCTGCGCAGCGCGATGACCGCGCACCCGAAGGCCGACCCGGTCACCGGCGAGCTGCACTTCTTCGGCTCCTCGCCGTTCCCGCCGTTCCTCACGTACTACGTGGCCGACGCCACGGGCCGGATCAGCCGCAGCGGTTCCGGCAGCTCGTTTCCGGTATGCCGACCGGCAAGCTCAAGGCCCGACTCGTGTCGATGGCCGCCGAAGCCGGTCTTGTCATCGTCGCAGTCGATCCCGCTTACACCTCGCAGTGGGGAGGCCAGCACTGGCAGAAACCGCTGGTCACCCCACGCCGCACGATGTCCCGTCACGATGCCGCCGGCATCGCGATCGGACGACGCGCCCTCGGACACCCGATCCGGCGTCGGACGGCACCGCCCCCACACGACCAGAGTGATCGTGTGGGGCATCGGACCGTCCAGGCCGAACGCGGTGTCCGAGGACGTGAGGAAACCCGCCGCCCCGTCACGGAACATGCACACGATGCACGTGCCCGGACGGGGAAACACCAGGGAACGCGGGCGACCAGTGCATCCAAAACCGTTCGGGATGCGCGCAGTGCCAGGCAGTGGGTCCAAGACTCACTCCTGCTCACTGACTAGGAACGGTTCGAGCTCTCCTGGAACTGGTGGGTCGGCGCCCCCGGTCGCGGCACGGAGCCCAACACGCGCTCCTACAGCCGCCGTTGGGTCGTCGACCTGGCCGTCGGCCGGGTGGACGAGCAGACCATCGACGACCTCGCCATCGAATTCCCCACGCTCAACGAGGAGTTCCTCGGCGCCGAGCACCGCTACCAGTACGCGGTCTCCTTCCCCGACCAGGAGGGCCAGGGCGGCTACGGCATCGTCAAGTACGACCGCAGCACCGGCGCCCGTCACATCCACGGGGCCGGGGACGCCCGCCTGCCCAGCGAGGCCGTGTTCGTGCCCGCCGCAGGCGCCACCCGCGAGGACGACGGCTACCTGCTCACCGTCGTCTCCGACCTCAAGCAGAACGCCTCCGAGCTCCTGGTCCTGGACGCCTCCGCCCTCGAGCGGATCGCCACGGTCCACCTGCCGCGCCGGGTCACCGGCGGCATCCACGGCTCCTGGATCCCCGACAGCGACCTGGACCGCGACGCCGACGGCGGCCTTGCCGGCTCCGACGGTTGAACGCCGCCGGCCCCGGGGGACTCCACCCCCGGGGCCGGCGCCGGCTCAGGGAGCGATCGGGAGCTGCCGCTTGTGTTCGGTCAGGCGGTACCGGTGGGTGATGGCCGCGAAGGCGGCCTCGCCGACGGGCTTGCCCTCCAGCAGGTCGTCGATGTCGTCGTAGGTGACACCGAGCGCCTCCTCGTCGGGCCGGCCCGGCTTCAGTGTCTCCAGGTCGGCCGTCGGGGTCTTCACGGTCAGACCGGCGGGCGCGCCCAGAACCTGGGACATGGCCCGTACGCGCCGCTTGGTGAGGCCGGTGAGCGGCACCACGTCGGCCGCGCCGTCGCCGAACTTGGTGAAGAACCCGGAGACCGCCTCGGCGGCGTGGTCGGTGCCGACGACCAGGCCCTCGTGCGCGCCCGCCACCGCGTACTGGGCGATCATGCGCTGCCGGGCCTTGATGTTGCCGTGCACGAAGTCCTGGTGGTGCGCGTCGCGGAAGACCGTGCCGCCGGCCAGCACCGCCTCCAGCGCCGCGTCGCTGGAGGACTTCACGTCGACGGTCAGGACCCGGTCGGGCCGGATGAACTCCAGCGCCAGCTGCGCGTCCGCCTCGTCGGCCTGGGTGCCGTACGGCAGCCGCATCGCGAAGAACGTCGCGTCCTGCCCCGTGGCACGGACCCGCTCGACCGCGAGCTGGCACAGCCGGCCGGCGGTGGTGGAGTCCACGCCGCCGCTGATGCCCAGCACCAGGGAGCGCAGGCTCGTGGAGGTCAGCTGGCCGGCGAGGAAGGCCACCCGGCGTTCGATCTCCTGCTGCGCGTCGAAGGACGCGCTCACCTGGAGATCCCGGGCGATCTCCTGCTGCAGGGGTATGGACGCCAGGTCGGTCACGGCTGCTCCTCGGTCGGGCCCGTGGGCGGGTTCGGGGCGCGCCGCAGGGCCGGGGCCACGGGCGCGTGGATGGGGGACGGAAGCACTCTAGAGGACGGCCGCGACCGCCCGCGCAAGGCGTCCGGCCAGGTCGGCCACGGCATCGGGCCAGGTCGGCGCGGTCCCCGCGCGGGTGCCCCGGCGCCGCGGGCCAGCGCACGGCCTACTCGTCCGGCCGTCAGCCTGTTGGCCCACCGCTGCCTGACAGGCCGTCACCCGGGGTCCTACGCTGCGCAGTGCGCATGCCCCCGGGCATCCAGCAGCGCACCGCTGTCGCGACCTCGAGCGCCGCCCGACAGTGCCCAGACCCGCCGGCGAGGTCTCGCCCCGATGGCGGGCCTGCCCCCGACCTCCGGCCGAAAGGTCTGCCTCCCGATGTCCCCACGCACCCCGTGCGGGTCCCCGCCCCGGACACCCCGACGCCGCCGCCCGCGCTGGACGTTCCAGCTGGCCGCCGCCCTGCTCCTCGGTTTGATCGGCCTTCCCGCGGCCTCGGCCGCCCCCGCCCCCGCCCGCGCCGACCTCGGCGACATCACCGAGTACCCCCTTCCCACGGTCGGCAGTTTTCCCGGCGTCATCACCACGGGATCCGACGGCAACCTCTGGTTCACCGAGCAGGGCATTAGGAAGATCGCCCGGATCACCCCCACCGGGGACCTGACCGAGTACCAGCTGCCCGGCGACGACCACAGCCCCATCGGGATCACCGCCGGGCCCGACGGCAAACTGTGGTTCACCGACATCAGCCGGCGGATCGGGAACATCACCACGGCGGGTCTCATCACCGAGTACGACCTGCCCGCCGGCAGCGGCACACCGTTCGCCATCACCACGGGACCCGACGGGAACCTCTGGTTCACCGAGGACCCCGGTGACCGGATCGGGAGGATCACCCCCAAGGGCGAGATCACCGAGTACCCCCTGCCCACCCCCGGCACCGCCCCGGAGTCCATCGTGACCGGGCCCGACGGGAACCTCTGGTTCACCGAGATCTCCGGTGACCGGATCGGGAGGATCACCCCCAAGGGCGAGATCACCGAATACCCCCTGCCCAATGCCGACAGCGGCCCGGACGTCATCACCGCCGGGCCCGACGGGAACCTCTGGTTCACGGAGCTCTTCGGCAACCGGATCGGGAAGATCAGCCCGGCGGGTCTCATCACCGAGTACCCCCTGCCGACCGCCGGCAGCGGCCCGGACGGGATGGCCGCCGGGCCCGACGGGAACCTGTGGTTCACCGAGCAGCTCACCGACGGGATCGGGCGGATCACCCCCGACGGGGACTTCGCGCGCTACCCGCTGCCCCACCCGGGCAGCCTCCCCGTCCGCATCACCGCGGGGCCGGACGCCGGCATGTGGTTCACCGAGATCGGCGGCGACCGCGTCGGACGGCTGGAGCTCGACGCCGGTCCGCCCCGGGCCGACCTGGCGGTCCGCCTGAGCGCTCCGGCCTCCGTGCGCGGCGGCGCCGAGTACACCTATGCCGTCACCGTGACCAACAAGGGGCCCTTCGCCGCCGCGGACCTGGCCGTCACCCTGACCCTGCCGCGCGGGGTGCCGGTCACGGACGCGCCCTCCGGCGCCGACCGCCGCACTCCCACTCCGCTGACCTGGCGCGTCGAGGCCCTGGGCGCCGGACAGCAGCGCGTGTTCCACGTCACGGTGCGGGTCGGCCAACGGCCCGCGATCACCGCGAGGGCCGCCGTCACCTCCCGCACCCCGGACCGGAACAGGAGGAACAACACCGACACGGCCATCACCCGGGTCTTCGGCCGCTGAGTGCCGAACGCCCCCGGGCCCGAGCCGTACCGCACCCGGTGGCGCCGACCGACTCCCCGATCGGCGCCACCAGCCCCTCCCGGGGCGGCTATCCGCCGACGTCCCGGCTGCGGAGATCGTCCAGCGTCTCGCGCCAGACCAGCAGCCGGGCCC
Above is a genomic segment from Streptomyces sp. NBC_01233 containing:
- a CDS encoding TetR/AcrR family transcriptional regulator encodes the protein MKNERPRKLSTAEERRETVLRTAIGAFAARGYWGTTTTEVAKAAGISQAYVYRLFPSKELLFTAVVEHCFVQVRAGLERAAAEAKGSSAEVVLEAMGDAYALLISDNDLMLIQLHAQAAAVSEPAVREVVQQGYARLVEYVRGASGGAEEQVQQFFARGMLCHLIVSMGAGDVDAPWMRTLSAGITHY
- a CDS encoding VOC family protein, whose translation is MSSIKQFQVTFDCAEPERVARFWCEVLGYVVSPVPKGFETWDDYHRSLPPEHQVQWFSCIDPSGVGPRLLFQRVPEGKVVKNRVHLCVRAGTGLVGEERLATLQAECARLVALDAVHVRTLLADGANESCIVMQDIEGNEFCLD
- a CDS encoding SRPBCC family protein — encoded protein: MFTIDETAPAVVRLSTVIDAPLERVWALHTDIDAWPSWNADVDQAQLDGPLLPGHSFTWKTHGLDITSTIREIVPGERLVWGGPANGIEGIHVWTFEQTGGQVTVRTEESWSGAPVDAAPAELGQALRDSLTAWLTALKNRAEQAD
- a CDS encoding virginiamycin B lyase family protein, which translates into the protein MSPRTPCGSPPRTPRRRRPRWTFQLAAALLLGLIGLPAASAAPAPARADLGDITEYPLPTVGSFPGVITTGSDGNLWFTEQGIRKIARITPTGDLTEYQLPGDDHSPIGITAGPDGKLWFTDISRRIGNITTAGLITEYDLPAGSGTPFAITTGPDGNLWFTEDPGDRIGRITPKGEITEYPLPTPGTAPESIVTGPDGNLWFTEISGDRIGRITPKGEITEYPLPNADSGPDVITAGPDGNLWFTELFGNRIGKISPAGLITEYPLPTAGSGPDGMAAGPDGNLWFTEQLTDGIGRITPDGDFARYPLPHPGSLPVRITAGPDAGMWFTEIGGDRVGRLELDAGPPRADLAVRLSAPASVRGGAEYTYAVTVTNKGPFAAADLAVTLTLPRGVPVTDAPSGADRRTPTPLTWRVEALGAGQQRVFHVTVRVGQRPAITARAAVTSRTPDRNRRNNTDTAITRVFGR
- a CDS encoding MFS transporter, which gives rise to MFTVMLATSIVNVALPQIRAGVGLSDSGATWVVNAYGLAFGALLLAGGRTADVLGRRRVLLAGLAVFGAASLAAGLASSSPVLIAARALQGLGAAAIAPAALALVMDLYPPGPGRGRALGVWGAVSGAGGAAGVLLGGALTQAWGWQWILFAVAVGTLLVLAGAAVGVPPASTPASTPASTPASTPASTPTPAPTPAPTPASVTGSGRFDLPGTTTVTLALTALVWGLTTARRSGWADTTVLGAFAVAAVLVAAFVLVERRHPNPLLPPRLFRAGRVTVGNALMALLGSVWIALFFFLPLYQQQVLGSSPLVTGLGQLPLAAANMLGSTLAPRISRRIGATATVTGALLTEAAGLLWLSRISTHGSYFADLLGPVILIGLGLSIAFVQLTALSVEGVARQDAGLAGGLVNTSRQVGGAIGLAVLATLAGTATAHAAVHQPQPEALTAGYRIAFGVSAAVLLATAALAPLLTRRTATGPCGAGPSPAPQPAADRRH
- a CDS encoding carotenoid oxygenase family protein, which gives rise to MDEQTIDDLAIEFPTLNEEFLGAEHRYQYAVSFPDQEGQGGYGIVKYDRSTGARHIHGAGDARLPSEAVFVPAAGATREDDGYLLTVVSDLKQNASELLVLDASALERIATVHLPRRVTGGIHGSWIPDSDLDRDADGGLAGSDG
- the nadE gene encoding ammonia-dependent NAD(+) synthetase — protein: MTDLASIPLQQEIARDLQVSASFDAQQEIERRVAFLAGQLTSTSLRSLVLGISGGVDSTTAGRLCQLAVERVRATGQDATFFAMRLPYGTQADEADAQLALEFIRPDRVLTVDVKSSSDAALEAVLAGGTVFRDAHHQDFVHGNIKARQRMIAQYAVAGAHEGLVVGTDHAAEAVSGFFTKFGDGAADVVPLTGLTKRRVRAMSQVLGAPAGLTVKTPTADLETLKPGRPDEEALGVTYDDIDDLLEGKPVGEAAFAAITHRYRLTEHKRQLPIAP